The genomic DNA TATCGGCCAAGTCGGTCTTGGATTAGGAACGTGGGTTTTGAAATTCGGATTTACACCGACTGGATATGTTCCCATCAGTGATTCGATTCAACAGGTGACATTACGAACGGCGCACACCGTCTGGGGGATTGTGACATTCCAGGCTGCGTTTGTGCATTTATTAAAAGTTTATCGTGTCGGTACTGTGTCGAAATTTTCTGACTCCAAGCCGATCACGGTCCGCAATTCCAAGCAGGTTTTCGCTGTAGAAGGGGGGCAGGAATGAGTACATCTGTTATGAATCCTGTACGTTCCAACTCCGCAGTGAAAGAGCTGGAACAACGATCCTCAGTTGCTACACGCTTGGCCTGCTATGCTGAGATGGCCAAGCCTCGTATCGCCTTGATGGTGCTGCTCTCAATGGGAGTTGGCTACCTGCTCGGTTCGGAAGGCGTGTGGAGATTGACCCCGTTGCTGAACGCCAGCATTGGTGTCGTCCTCGCTGTCTTTTCAGCGAGTGCACTGAATCAGGTTTACGAAAGACATACAGATGCCAAGATGAAGAGGACAGAGAACCGTCCGCTCCCTTCTGGGAAACTGACAACTTCTGAAGTGTTGCTGTTTGCGATTGCTTGCTCAATCGTCTCCTTCTTCTATCTTTTGCTGACAGTGAATCCATTGACAGCAATGCTCACTGCGGCGACAACAGTTTTGTATGCTGGTGTCTACACTCCGTTGAAGCGTTACACAACATTCTGTACAGCAGTCGGGGCAATTCCAGGTGCGGCTCCTCCGGTTTTGGGTTGGGTTGCAGCGGGGGGATCACTCGATATTGTCGCGTTTTCGCTGTTCGCCATTCTGTTTGTCTGGCAGTTCCCACACTTTTTGGCGATTGCCTGGATGTACCATGATCAATACGCCGGAGCTGGACTAAAAATGGTTCCGGGAGCAGGTCGTCCGAAGGTCATCGGAGCGATTTCTCTGGGATACGCACTGGTCCTGTTACCTGTCAGTTTACTTCCGACTCACTTTGGGTTGGCTGGAGATTTTTATGCGGT from Thalassoglobus polymorphus includes the following:
- the cyoE gene encoding heme o synthase, which codes for MSTSVMNPVRSNSAVKELEQRSSVATRLACYAEMAKPRIALMVLLSMGVGYLLGSEGVWRLTPLLNASIGVVLAVFSASALNQVYERHTDAKMKRTENRPLPSGKLTTSEVLLFAIACSIVSFFYLLLTVNPLTAMLTAATTVLYAGVYTPLKRYTTFCTAVGAIPGAAPPVLGWVAAGGSLDIVAFSLFAILFVWQFPHFLAIAWMYHDQYAGAGLKMVPGAGRPKVIGAISLGYALVLLPVSLLPTHFGLAGDFYAVVAILLGIVYAVAAFGFYRDESRQQARRLLFASLIYLPGVLLAMTFDHLRLLNEIL